In Methylomonas sp. MK1, the genomic stretch CGGACTCTGGCTCCAGCTCAGAAACGGCTACCCAGGCCATTGAAGCGGTTGACGTTGAAGAGGCTTTGAAACAAGCATTGAATGTAGAGTAGAGATTCTCAAAAATGCTTGACCTGGTTCTATTGTAAAGGTATTATGTTCTGCTCACATCAGCCAATAGGTTTGGGCGGAGCTGTATTGATCTGTGATTGCGCAGATTTCTTTATTGCTTATTAAACATTGCATATTCGGAGTAGTTAAGAATGGCCACGATCAATCAATTGGTCCGTAAGCCTCGTGCTAAAAAAATAGAGAAGACTAACGTTCCGGCGTTGGAAGCTTGTCCGCAAAGACGCGGGGTTTGTACCAGAGTTTATACCACAACCCCTAAAAAGCCGAACTCGGCTTTGCGTAAAGTTGCAAGGGTGAGGTTGACCAATGGTGCCGAGGTAAGTAGTTACATCGGTGGCGAGGGTCATAATCTTCAGGAGCATTCCGTGGTGTTGATTCGGGGTGGTCGTGTAAAAGATTTACCTGGTGTTCGCTATCACGTGGTTCGGGGAAGTCTCGATACTTCTGGTGTTAAGGATAGAAAATGTGGTCGCTCCAAATATGGCGCGAAAAGACCTAAGAAATAAAAGGTTGATAACAGATGTCAAGAAGAAGAGTTGCTGCAAAAAGAGTCATTAATCCGGATCCGCGTTTTGGTAGCGATATGTTGTCAAAATTCATGAATATGATCATGGAAGATGGTAAGAAGTCTGTCGCTGAGAAAATTGTTTACGGTGCGTTGGATGTCATTGAAGGTAAAGGCCATAAAGAGTCTTTAGATTTGGTTGCAAAAGCACTGGAAAATGTCCAGCCACGGGTTGAGGTTAAATCCCGCCGGGTTGGCGGTGCGACTTATCAGGTGCCTGTAGAGGTGCGTCCTGCTAGAAGGTTGGCGTTGTCGATGCGGTGGTTAATTGATGCTGCGCGCAAGCGCAACGAAAGAACCATGGCTGCTAAGTTGGCAGGTGAGTTGTTGGATGCGTCGGAAGGTCGTGGAGCGGCAGCAAAGAAACGCGAAGATACGCATAGAATGGCGGAAGCGAATAAAGCGTTTGCTCATTATCGCTGGTAATAAAGTTAGATTGGATTGTTGTTGTGGCTCGTAAGACGCCTATAGAGCGTTACCGTAATATAGGCATCATGGCTCATATCGATGCTGGAAAGACAACAACCACCGAGAGAATTCTGTTTTATACGGGTGTTTCTCACAAGATGGGCGAGGTCCATGATGGCGCCGCTACTATGGACTGGATGGAGCAAGAGCAAGAAAGAGGGATAACAATCACCTCTGCGGCGACTACGTGCTTTTGGTTGGGTATGGAAAAGCAATATCCAGAGCATCGGATCAACATAATTGATACGCCAGGGCATGTTGATTTCACGATAGAAGTGGAGCGGTCGTTGCGTGTGTTGGACGGTGCGTGCGCTGTTTTTTGTGCTGTAGGTGGGGTAGAGCCGCAGTCGGAAACAGTGTGGCGTCAAGCGAACAAGTATCATGTGCCTAGGCTGGCTTTTGTGAACAAAATGGATCGTTCCGGGGCTAATTTTTTGCGCGTCGTTGAGCAAATTAAGACGCGGCTAGGTAGTGTCGTAGTGCCGATGCAACTGCCCATTGGGGCAGAGGAAAGTTTTAAAGGTGTTGTAGATTTGCTGAAAATGAAGGCTATCTACTGGGAAGATGCCAACATGGGTGTAGGCTTTACGGAAATGGAAATTCCAGCAGAACTGCAAGATCGCGCAAGAGAGTGGCGTGAACGTATGGTTGAGGCCGCCGCTGACGCATCTGAAGAATTGATGGATAAATACCTTGAAAAAGGTGTTTTGACAAACGAAGAAGTAAAGCAGGGTATAAGAGCGCAGGTTCTGCAGAATAAGTTGGTCCCGGCTTATTGTGGGTCGGCGTTTAAGAACAAAGGTGTGCAGTGTATTCTCGATGGCGTGATAGATTTTCTGCCGTCTCCTCTCGATATAAAGCCCGTAGAAGGTCTATCGGATGCGGAGAGTAATGTCGTTCGCAGCGCCTCTGATGATGAGTCTTTCTCAGCCTTGGCATTTAAAATAGCCACAGATCCATTTGTTGGAACACTGACTTTTTTCAGGGTTTATTCTGGATTGGTCAAGTCTGGAGATGTGGTTTTAAATGCTGGTAAGGGTAAAAAGGAAAGGGTTGGACGCATTGTGCAGATGCATGCCAACAGTCGCGTTGAAATCAGTGAAGTAAGAGCGGGTGAAATCGCGGCGTTTATTGGGCTGAAAGACGTAACAACCGGCGATACGCTTTGTGATATTGAGAAGCCGATTTTGCTCGAGAAAATGGAATTCCCTGAGCCGGTTATTGCCGTGGCTGTAGAGCCAAGAACAAAAGCAGATCAAGATAAAATGGGAGCTGCGCTAGCCAAGTTAGCCCAAGAAGATCCGTCCTTTAGAGTCGGTAGTGACCCGGAATCGGGTCAAATAATAATTTCGGGCATGGGTGAATTGCATCTTGAAATTATCGTTGACCGAATGAAAAGAGAGTTTAACGTTGCGGCAAATGTGGGCGCGCCGCAAGTTGCATACAGGGAAACAATTAAGAGCGTCGTAGAGTGTGAAGGGAAGTTTATAAGGCAGTCAGGAGGCAAGGGTCAATATGGACATGTGTGGCTCAGGTTAGAACCAAAGGAGCGTGGTTCGGGCTATGAATTTGTGAGTGAAGTGGTTGGTGGAGCTATTCCAAAGGAATATATTCCAGCTATAGATAAAGGTGTGCAAGAGCAAATGGAGAACGGCGTTTTAGCTGGTTTTCCGGTTGTTGATGTAAAGGTTAGTTTATTCGATGGTTCATATCATGATGTCGATTCGAATGAAATGGCTTTCAAGATAGCAGGATCTATGTGCTTCAGGGATGGGGCTAAGACTGCAAATCCTGCGTTGCTGGAGCCCATTATGAAAGTCGAGGTAGTAACCCCCGAGGACTATATGGGTGAGGTAGTGGGTGACATTAATCGACGGAGAGGTGTTATTCATGGAATGGAAGATGTTCCGGCCGGAAAAGTAATAGAGTGCGAAGTGCCTCTTGCTGAAATGTTCGGTTATGCCACGGATCTAAGGTCGGCGACTCAGGGTAGGGCAACGTACAGTATGCAGTTTGAAAGATATAACGAAGCACCTGCAAATATTGCGGAAGCGATTATTAGAAAAGTATCTTAAATTTTTTACATATCAGGTATTGAATCATGGCTAAAGAAAAATTTGAAAGAAAGAAACCGCACGTAAACGTTGGCACCATTGGTCACGTTGACCATGGTAAAACCACATTGACAGCGGCATTAACAAAAGTAATGGCGGAGCTGCAAGGCGGCGAGGTCAAGGCTTTTGATCAAATCGACAACGCCCCGGAAGAACGTGCGCGCGGTATCACTATTTCTACCTCACACGTAGAGTATGAGTCAGCCAACCGCCACTATGCCCACGTTGACTGCCCTGGTCACGCTGACTACGTTAAAAACATGATTACCGGTGCGGCCCAAATGGACGGCGCCATCCTGGTTTGCTCGGCTGCGGACGGTCCTATGCCGCAAACGCGCGAACACATCCTGTTGTCACGTCAAGTCGGTGTGCCTTACATTGTCGTGTTCTTGAACAAAGCAGATATGGTAGACGACGCCGAGCTGATTGAGCTTGTCGAAATGGAAATTCGTGAGCTGTTGAATCAATATGAATTCCCTGGTGACGATACCCCTATTATTGTGGGTTCTGCATTGAAAGCTTTAGAAGGCGAGCAAAGCGAAATTGGTGTACAATCCGTAGTCCGCTTGGTTGAGGCCCTGGATAGTTACATTCCTGAGCCAGAGCGTGCGATCGACGGCAAATTCTTGATGCCCATCGAAGACGTGTTCTCAATTTCAGGTCGCGGTACCGTAGTAACCGGTCGTGTTGAGCGTGGCATCATCAAAGTGGGCGAAGCAGTTGAAATCGTCGGCATCAAAGACACCGTTCAAACGACCTGCACCGGTGTGGAAATGTTCCGCAAGCTGCTCGATCAAGGTCAAGCGGGTGATAACGTCGGTGTCCTGTTGCGTGGTACCAAAAGAGAAGATGTTGAACGTGGTCAAGTATTGGCGCATGTTAACTCCATCAAGCCACACGCTCACTTTAAAGCAGAGATTTATGTGCTGTCCAAAGAAGAGGGTGGTCGTCATACCCCGTTCTTCAACGGCTACCGTCCGCAGTTCTACTTTAGAACAACCGACGTAACCGGTGCGGTTGATTTGCCAGAAGGTGTGGAAATGGTGATGCCAGGCGATAACATCGCTGTTACCGTAAAACTAATCTCACCGATTGCGATGGAAGACGGCTTACGTTTTGCGATTCGCGAAGGTGGTCGCACCGTTGGTGCGGGTGTTGTTGCTTCTATTATCGAGTAATCAAGATGGCCAATCAAACTATCAGAATCCAATTAAAAGCGTTTGATCATAAATTGATTGATCAGTCAGCGGGTGAGATAGTAGAAACAGCGAAGAGAACAGGCGCCCAAGTTAAGGGGCCTATTCCTTTGCCTACTAGAAAAGAACGTTTTACTGTATTGATTTCACCGCATGTTAATAAAGATGCTCGTGATCAATATGAACTGAGAACTTACAAAAGGTTGCTTGATATCGTTGAGCCAACCGATAAGACTGTTGACGCCTTGATGAAGTTGGATCTGGCGGCTGGGGTCGATGTTCAAATTAAGCTTAAATAGCAGCAAGTAATAATTTAGAGGGATTGGCAGATGTCAATAGGTCTTATTGGTCGTAAATGTGGTATGACCAGAATTTTTTGCGAAGATGGCTCTTCGGTACCTGTTACCGTACTTCATATAGACTCTAACAGAGTTATACAGGTGAAGAGCATTGAAACTGATGGTTATCGCGCTATTCAGGTAGCGGCGGGTGATGTTAAGTCTTCAAAAGTCAACAAAGCAATGGCTGGGCATTACGCATCTGCCAATGTCACCGCAGGTCGTGGTCTGTGGGAATTTAGGCTAAGTGAGAGCGAGGCTGGCGAGTTTTCTGCAGGGACGGAGTTAAAAGTTAATGTGTTTGAAGCTGGGCAGGTCGTCGATGTGTCCGGTACTAGCATTGGTAAAGGTTTTGCCGGTACAGTTAAGCGCCATAATTTCAGAACGCAAGATGCGACGCACGGTAACTCACGTTCCCATCGGGTTCCAGGTTCTAGCGGTATGAATCAAACTCCGGGCCGAGTATTTAAAGGTAAGAAAATGTGCGGACACATGGGGGCGGTCAAAACTACAATACAGAATTTGACTATCCATGCTGTAGATGCTGAGCGGAGCCTGATTTTAGTCAGAGGCGCTGTGCCTGGTGCCAAGGGTGGTGATGTAGTGATCACCCCTGCAGTAAAAATGTTAAATAAAGGTTAATTTATGACTTTGCAAATACCTGCAATCAATAATCAAGATTCAGCACAGGCGCTCGATGTCTCCGAGGCGGTATTCGGACAGGATTTTAACGAAACGTTGGTGCATCAACTGGTAACCAAATATCTTTCAGCAGCAAGAGCGGGCACTAAAGGCCAAAAAAACCGCGCGGCGGTAAGTGGTGGTGGTGCTAAGCCTTTCCGTCAAAAAGGTACTGGTCGTGCGCGCGCAGGAACAACCAGGAGCCCGGTATGGCGTACAGGCGGTGTTACATTTGCAGCTCAACCAAGATCTTTTGATCAGAAGTTGAACAAGAAGATGTATAAGGTTGGTATTAGGTCTATTTTTTCTGAGTTGTTGAGACAGGGTAGGTTGGCTGTATGCAACGACATAACGCCGGCGACACCAAAAACAAAAGACTTTTTGAGCAAGATAAAAGGTATCGATGCGAAAAGATTGTTAGTGGTTGCGGATGACTTAAATGAAAATTTAATTCTGGCGGCTAGAAACATCCCTTATATAGCGGTAGTTACTCCAAGTAGTGTGGACCCAGTGTCCTTGGTTTCTGCGGATAAGGTAATTGCGACAGCAGCAGCGCTGAAACAGATTGAGGAGCGTTTGGCATGAGCATTGAAAAAATCAAACTAGCAAGCGTTCTGTATGCGCCAATTGTGTCGGAGAAAAGCTCCAACGCGGCTGACCAAAGTAATCAGTTTGTATTCAAAGTAAAAAAGTCTGCAACTAAATTGCAGATTAAAAATGCAGTTGAATTGATGTTTGGTGTTGAAGTAGCTGCCGTTCGTGTTCTGAATGTTAAAGGAAAAATTAAACGATTCGGACGTACATTGGGCAAGCGATCCGACTGGAAAAAAGCTTATGTTAAGCTTCAGCCCGGTCATAACATTGAATTAGCGACAGCATAATACTTTAAAGCAAATAAGGAGCGGTAGAAGAGCATGGCTATTCTAAAATCAAAACCGACATCTCCGGGTTCTCGGTTTGTAGTGCGTGTACAAAATAATGATTTGCATAAGGGTAAGCCATTTGCACAACTACTTGACAAAAAGAACAATACCGGTGGTCGTAACAATCTAGGTAGAATAACGACTCGCCATATTGGCGGCGGACACAAAAAATTCTATCGGATAGTAGACTTTAAACGCGACAAAACTGATATTCCCGCGCTAGTTGAGCGTATCGAATACGATCCGAACAGAACTGCGAATATAGCGCTGATTCTTTTTAAAGATGGCGAGCGCAAATATATAATCGCGCCAAAAGGCATCGAGATAGGCCAAGAGATATTGAGTGCTGAAACGACTCCGGTTAAGCCTGGAAATTGTATGCCTCTGCGGAATATGCCTTTGGGCACCACAATTCATTGTATCGAACTGAAGCCAGGAAAAGGCGCTCAAATTGCAAGAAGCGCTGGAACCTCTGTTCAATTGGTTGCTAAAGATGGCGCATACGTCACCATCCGGCTTCGTTCTGGAGAGATGAGGAAAGTCCCGTCAGATTGCAGAGGTGTAGTTGGCGAAGTCTCCAACTCTGAGCACAATCTTATTTCGTTAGGAAAAGCTGGTGCGAAAAGATGGCGCGGTGTTAGACCTACTGTTAGAGGTGTAGCGATGAATCCTGTAGACCATCCACATGGTGGTGGTGAAGGTAGAACCTCCGGTGGTAGACACCCTGTCTCTCCTTGGGGAACGCCTACAAAAGGCTATAAAACTCGAAAAAACAAACGTACTGACAACATGATTGTCAGACGCCGTAAGCAAAAATAAGAGGTATTTGACGTGCCACGTTCAATTAAAAAAGGTCCATTTATAGATCATCACTTGCTTAAGAAAGTAGAAGAAGCGGTGAGAGCGAATAATAGGAAACCGATTAAAACCTGGTCTAGAAGGTCAATGATCAGCCCAGATATGCTGGGATTGACTATTGCCGTGCATAATGGCAAACAGCATGTGCCGGTATTGATTTCAGAAAATATGGTCGGGCATAAGCTGGGTGAGTTCTCGCCTACAAGGACTTATAAAGGTCATATAGCAGACAAGAAATCAAGATAAGGAGTGAATGTGGAAGTTTCGGCTAAATTAAGTAACGCTCCTCTTTCTGCGCAAAAAGCACGGCTTGTAGGGGATCAAATACGCGGGTTACCTGTTGAAAAAGCATTGAATTTGCTGAGTTTCAGCTCTAAGAAAGCTGCTGCGATAATCAAAAAAGTTCTTGAGTCGGCAATAGCTAACGCAGAACATAACGAAAGTGCTGATGTAGATGAATTAAGGGTTTCGACCGTATTCGTTAACGAAGGCAGAACGTTAAAGAGAGTTAGCGCAAGGGCGAAAGGACGTGCGAATCACATCCTAAAAAGAACTTGTCATATAACAATTAAAGTAGCAGAGAAATAGAGGTAGCAAATGGGACAAAAGGTACATCCCACTGGGATTCGTCTCGGGATAGTAAAAGATTGGACTTCGAGATGGTATGCAAATAGCCAGAATTACCCTGTGTTTCTGTTGCAGGATTTGAAGGTTAGAGAATACATCAAACAAAAGTTAGCTCACGCATCTGTCAGCAGGGTGCAAATAAATCGTCCTGCGAATAATGCCAATATTACTGTGCACACAGCTCGTCCTGGGATTGTGATAGGTAAGAAAGGTGAAGATATAGATGTGTTAAGGCAGAGTATATCTGTAATGATGGGAGTTCCTGTTCAATTAAATGTCGAAGAGATTCGCAAGCCAGAACTTGACGCGTATTTAGTGGCTGAAAGCATAGCTCAGCAGCTTGAAAAACGGATTATGTACCGTCGTGCGATGAAGCGAGCTGTTACTAACACCATGCGTTTAGGTGCTGAGGGAATAAAAATCACCGTAGCAGGTAGACTGAACGGAGCTGAGATTGCTAGAACGGAATGGTATCGCGAAGGCCGTGTGCCGCTTCATACTTTGCGGGCAGATATTGATTACGGAACTGCTGAAGCCAAAACCACTTATGGAATTATCGGTATAAAGGTTTGGATATTTAAGGGTGAGGTGTTTGATATGGATGCTCATGCAGCGTCATTAAGCGCCGACTCAAAAAAATAGTTGAAGGAGTATATAAGAGATGCTTCAGCCAAAAAGAACAAAATTCCGCAAACAACATACCGGTAGAAATAACGGTACAGCGTTGCGCGGTTCGTCAGTAAGCTTCGGCGAGTATGGTTTAAAATCAGTTAGCCGTGGTAGAATGACCGCCCGCCAAATTGAGGCGGCCAGGAGAGCTATTAGTCGTCACGTAAAGCGTGGTGGTAAAATCTGGATCAGAATTTTTCCAGACAAGCCTATCACGAAAAAACCATTAGAAGTTCGTATGGGTAAAGGTAAAGGTAGTGTAGAATACTGGGTTGCTCAAATTAAACCCGGCACGATGCTGTTTGAAATTGAGGGTGTTTCTGAGGAATTAGCAAGAGAAGCCTTTGAATTGGCCGCAGCTAAACTGCCTGTGAAAACTACGTTCTCTGCACGGACAATAATGTAATGAAAGCGAAAGATTTAAGAAGCAAAACAAAAGAAGAGTTGAATTCCAGTCTTTTGGAGTTGTCTCGCGAACAATTCAATTTGAGAATGCAAAAGGGAACTGGGCAACTTAGCAAGCCGAGTCAAATTAAGCAGGTGAGGCGAGATATTGCTCGCATTAATACTATTCTAAGTGAAATGGTAAGAGTATAGATATGAGCGAAAATCTAGATACTGTACGTAAGGTAACTGGTCGGGTAGTTAGCAATAAAATGGATAAGACCGCTTCTGTTTTGGTTGAGCGCCTGGTAAAGCACCCTGTATACGGAAAGTATATAAAGCGATCCACCAAGCTTCTCGTTCACGACGAAAACAATATATGCCAAGAGGGCGACGTGGTTTCAATTACCTCTTGCCGTCCTATTTCTAAGAATAAGGCGTTCAAACTGTTGGAAGTATTAGAAACTGCCAATAGATAATCAATAATTTTAGTTGGGATTTTAAAAATGATTCAGATGCAAACTAGCCTTGACGTCGCCGATAACAGTGGCGCAAAAAAGGTCATGTGTATCAAGGTCCTTGGAGGTTCGCACCGCCGCTATGCTGGCATCGGTGATATCATCAAGGTAAGCGTCAAAGACGCTATGCCGCGTACGAGGGTTAAAAAAGGCGACGTATATAACGCATTAGTTGTAAGGACTCGTAAAGGTGTTCGTAGGGCTGATGGTTCAGTTATACGCTTTGACGGCAATGCCGCGGTAATTTTAAATAACCAACTACAACCAATTGGTACTCGTATCTTTGGGCCGGTTACTCGTGAATTAAGAGGCGATAAATTCATGAAGATTATCTCTCTAGCGCCAGAAGTATTGTAGAGGTCCAAAGATGCAAAAGATTAAACAAGGCGATGAAGTCATCGTAATAGTAGGAAAAGATAAGGGTAAGCTAGGGAAGGTAAGTAAAGTACTTGAAGACCAAAAACTATTAGTCGAGGGTATTAACTTAGTAAAGAAGCATCAAAGAGGTAATCCGAACCTAGGTGTTTCTGGTGGTATTGTTGATAAAAACATGCCAATCGACATTTCGAATGTTGCCTTATTTAACCCAAAAACGAAAAAAGGCGACAGAGTGGGTTTTAGAATTCTAGATGATGGAAAAAAAGTCAGATATTTTAAATCTACTAACGAAAACGTTGGTCTCTAAGGTAATAACGCTATGGCTAGACTACAAAGTAAATACAAATCCGAAATTGTTCCCGCGATGCAGGAGCAGTTTGGCTACAAAACAATAATGCAAGTGCCAAAGCTCACAAAAATAACGCTTAATATGGGTGTTGGTGGGGCTATTGCAGATAAAAAAGTTCTGCAATCTGCGGTTTCTGATATGGAAAAAATATCAGGACAGAAAGCTGTGATTACGTTGGCTAGAAAATCAATTGCAGGATTTAAGATTCGCGATGACATGCCGATTGGTTGCAAGGTTACGTTGCGCGCCGATAAAATGTATGAATTTCTGGATAGGCTAATTACGATTTCTATACCTAGAATACGCGATTTTAGAGGTATGAGTTCTAAGAGTTTCGACGGTCGTGGTAACTATTCAATGGGAATTAAAGAGCAAATTATTTTCCCTGAAATAGATTATGACAAGATTGATGCGCTCCGTGGTATGGATATTTGTATCACAACAACTGCTAAAACAGATGAAGAAGGTTTAGCACTGTTGAAGTTATTCAATTTTCCATTTAAAAACTAGGGCGTATCGACATGGCAAAAAAATCAATGATTGCTCGCGAAGTAAAGCGTGAAGGACTGATAAAAAAATATCAGGCAAAAAGAAGCGAATTGAAGGGAATAATTAGATCTCCGAATGCCTCCTTCGAAGAGAAAGAGAACGCTCAAATTCAACTTCAAAAATTACCCAGAGACTCCAGTAAATCCAGGTTGCGCAATAGATGTAATCTGACGGGGCGCCCGCATGGATATTACAGAAAATTTGGTCTTAGCAGAAATAAATTGAGGGAGGCCACCATGCGTGGTGACGTGCCAGGTTTATCAAAGGCTAGCTGGTAGTTCTGTTTAAGTTTTGGAGAATTGAAAAATGAGTATGACAGATCCAATAGCAGATATGCTTACCAGAATTAGAAATGGTCAATCTGCTGGCAAAAAAAGTGTAAAAATCCCTTCGTCTAAGCTAAAGCTGGCTATCGCGAAGGTTTTGAAAGAAGAGGGATATATTACCGATTTTAAAACTGAAGTTACTGGTTGTCATACAGAAATGACTGTTGAGCTGAAGTATTACAACGGGGTTCCTGTTATCGAGAGCGTTAAGCGAGTTAGCCGTCCAGGTCTTAGAATATACAAGTCTAAAGACGAGTTGCCTAAAGTGCTAGGTGGTTTAGGCATAGCTATAGTGTCAACCTCTAATGGTGTGATGACTGATCGCGCTGCGCGTGCTATAGGGCACGGCGGCGAAGTCATTTGCACTGTCTGCTAATTTAAGAGGTATATCATGTCTAGAGTAGCTAATGCGCCTATAACTTTGCCATCAGGCGTTGATGTAAGAGTTGACGGTAAGCAAATGATAGTTAACGGTAAACTAGGTCAGCTTGCGTTTGATCTTTGTGATGCTGTTGATCTTGAAATCGAATCTAACGTAATTAGAGTTAAATGGGACGATAGTGTAAAAGGTGCTAAGGCTCACGCTGGTACTGCTAGAGCTTCAATTAACAACATGGTGAAAGGAGTCTCTGAGGGCTTCGTAAAAAAAATGTTGTTGGTTGGAGTCGGGTACAGGGCGCAAGTTAAAGATAATCTTTTAACGCTCTCCTTGGGTTATTCAAATCCTGTCGAATATCTAATTCCCGACGGTGTAACTGTTGAAGCGCCAACGCAAACAGAATTGCATGTGAAGAGCAATGATAAACAGAAAGTCGGCCAAGTCGCATCTGAAATCAGAGCTTTTCGTCCGCCCGAGCCTTATAAAGGTAAGGGTGTGAGAATCGCTGACGAATACGTGGCTAGAAAAGAAGCCAAAAAGAAATAGGTGAAGTGATGGATAAGAAGTCTTCAAGATTAAAAAGGGCGTTAAGACTACGCTGCAAAATAAAAAAGTTAAATGTAAATAGACTTACCATACATAGAACTTCCCAGCATATTTATGCACAGGTTCTTAGTGCTGACGGCACGGCCACTCTTGCGGCGGCGTCTACATTGCAAGCTGACGTAAAGGCTGGTCTCAGTAATACAAGTAATATTAAGGCTGCTACCGAGGTGGGGCGTATTGTTGCTGAAAGAGCTATTGCAGCTGGTGTAACAGAGGTTGCATTTGATCGCTCTGGTTTTAAATATCATGGCCGCGTAAAAGCGTTAGCAGACGCTGCACGTGAAGCTGGCTTGAAGTTTTAGGGGAATAGCATGGCAACAGCACCATCTCAAGGTAGTACAGACGGATTGCAGGAAAAATTGGTTTCAGTAAGACGCGTTGCAAAAGTAGTAAAAGGCGGTCGGGTTTTTGGTTTCGCTGCGCTTACAGTCGTTGGCGATGGCGACGGGCGTGTTGGTTATGGCGTGTCCAAGGCGAGAGAAGTGCCTGTAGCGATTCAAAAATCGCTTGAGCAAGCTAGAAAAAATATGCGAAAAGTAGCGTTAAAAGAAGGTACTTTACAATATTCAATTATGTCGAATACCGGTGCCGCTAAGGTTTATATGCAGCCTGCTTCAGAGGGTACAGGTATTATCGCTGGTGGCGCTATGCGTGCCGTATTTGAGGTAGTTGGCGTGCATAATGTGCTGGCTAAGTGTATCGGTACAAGTAACCCGATCAATGTTGTGCGTGCCACAATTAACGGTTTGACCGCAATGCATGATGCTAAGAAAATCGCAGCAAAGCGCGGTTTATCTGTTGATCAAATAACAGGGTAAAACGATATGAGTGGCAAAAAATTAAGCGTAATGATGACTAAAAGTAAAAATGGTCGCTTAAAGAGTCATCAGCAATGTTTGAAAGGATTGGGTCTGAGCAGAATAAGGCAGGTCGTTGAGGTTATCGATACGCCTGAAAATCGCGGAATGATCAATAAGATCGCGTACATGCTAAAAGTTGAGGAAGTTTAATGTATCTAAACACAATACAAGCTGCATGCGGCGCAAGAAAAAAAGCGAAACGCGTTGGGCGGGGCATAGGATCTACTGATGGTAAAACTTGCGGTAGAGGTCATAAGGGTCAAAAGGCGCGGTCTGGAGGTTTTCATAAAGTCGGCTTTGAGGGTGGTCAGATGCCCTTACAGCGTAGACTGCCTAAAGTGGGCTTTACCTCCAGAACTAAAAAATTTACCGCTGAAGTTCGTCTAGCTGAAATTGATGTCCTTCAGGCTGATGTTGTAGATATTCAATTATTGATTAGTGAAAACATCATTCCTGCATTTTCGAAAAAAGTTAAAGTAGTGAATACTGGAACTGTTTCTAGGTCTTTAATTTTAAAAGGACTTGGTGTGACGGCTGGTGCAAAATTAACTATTGAAGCTGCTGGTGGCAAAGTCGAGGCTTAAGTGAGTGCTAAAGGAGTTGATGTTTCTGCAGGCACATTTCGGTTTGGTGAGCTCAAGTCAAGATTGTTGTTTGTTTTAGGCGCATTTGTCGTATACAGAATTGGCGCTCATATCCCTGTCCCAGGGATAGATCCAA encodes the following:
- the rplF gene encoding 50S ribosomal protein L6 — encoded protein: MSRVANAPITLPSGVDVRVDGKQMIVNGKLGQLAFDLCDAVDLEIESNVIRVKWDDSVKGAKAHAGTARASINNMVKGVSEGFVKKMLLVGVGYRAQVKDNLLTLSLGYSNPVEYLIPDGVTVEAPTQTELHVKSNDKQKVGQVASEIRAFRPPEPYKGKGVRIADEYVARKEAKKK
- the rplR gene encoding 50S ribosomal protein L18 produces the protein MDKKSSRLKRALRLRCKIKKLNVNRLTIHRTSQHIYAQVLSADGTATLAAASTLQADVKAGLSNTSNIKAATEVGRIVAERAIAAGVTEVAFDRSGFKYHGRVKALADAAREAGLKF
- the rpsE gene encoding 30S ribosomal protein S5 translates to MATAPSQGSTDGLQEKLVSVRRVAKVVKGGRVFGFAALTVVGDGDGRVGYGVSKAREVPVAIQKSLEQARKNMRKVALKEGTLQYSIMSNTGAAKVYMQPASEGTGIIAGGAMRAVFEVVGVHNVLAKCIGTSNPINVVRATINGLTAMHDAKKIAAKRGLSVDQITG
- the rpmD gene encoding 50S ribosomal protein L30 → MSGKKLSVMMTKSKNGRLKSHQQCLKGLGLSRIRQVVEVIDTPENRGMINKIAYMLKVEEV
- the rplO gene encoding 50S ribosomal protein L15; translated protein: MYLNTIQAACGARKKAKRVGRGIGSTDGKTCGRGHKGQKARSGGFHKVGFEGGQMPLQRRLPKVGFTSRTKKFTAEVRLAEIDVLQADVVDIQLLISENIIPAFSKKVKVVNTGTVSRSLILKGLGVTAGAKLTIEAAGGKVEA